The following proteins are co-located in the Paludibaculum fermentans genome:
- a CDS encoding TolC family protein: MNLPRYSMAALAVAAGSAGARRARYVLLRPLLLLLGPACLLAQQPLTWQQVQARFEAANPVLQASALAVDESRAQEITAYLRPNPTFNATLDQLALFPGSSVPYRPLSNTLPVLSLSYLHERRHKRELRRDSAIAATEIAESLTEDQRRVLLFSLRVAFVQTLQAKAIRDLARTNLANWENVLEISQTRLKAGDISEIDYGRLQLQRVQYQTDLQAAEVNLRTAKIQLLQLLNDRTSVEQFDVTGLFESGENLIALEELHKLALEKRPDLRAALQAAGKAVTDHQLAVANSSTDPTFSFDLGRNPPVPSYIGASVNIPLRIFDRNQGERLRTEIDIRRTARLKEAAQAQVFADVDSSYQLLASNLKLLRDYRTNYLSAAGHVRDTVAFAFQRGGASLLDFLSAQGDYRAIQLNYLNLVGAWLTAAAQMNLAVGQEVIQ, encoded by the coding sequence ATGAATTTACCGAGATACTCAATGGCCGCGCTTGCCGTGGCCGCCGGGTCTGCCGGCGCCAGACGAGCCAGATATGTCCTCCTCCGTCCGCTCCTCTTGCTGCTGGGCCCGGCCTGCCTGCTCGCGCAACAGCCGCTGACATGGCAGCAGGTGCAGGCGCGCTTTGAGGCCGCCAACCCCGTGTTGCAGGCTAGTGCGCTCGCCGTCGACGAATCGCGGGCGCAGGAGATTACCGCCTATCTCCGCCCCAATCCCACGTTTAACGCAACGCTCGATCAGCTGGCCCTCTTCCCGGGTTCGAGCGTGCCCTACCGGCCTCTGTCAAACACTCTCCCCGTGCTGTCGCTGAGCTACCTGCACGAGCGCCGGCACAAACGGGAGTTGCGGCGCGACAGCGCGATCGCGGCCACCGAGATCGCTGAATCGCTCACGGAGGACCAGCGCCGCGTGCTGCTGTTCAGTCTTCGCGTAGCCTTTGTCCAGACCTTGCAGGCCAAAGCGATCCGCGACCTGGCCCGCACCAACCTGGCGAATTGGGAGAACGTCCTGGAGATCAGCCAGACCCGCCTCAAAGCCGGTGACATCTCCGAGATCGACTACGGCCGCCTCCAGTTGCAGCGGGTGCAGTATCAGACGGATCTGCAGGCCGCCGAGGTCAACCTGCGCACCGCCAAGATCCAGTTGCTGCAGTTGCTCAACGACCGGACGTCCGTGGAACAGTTTGACGTCACCGGGCTCTTTGAATCCGGCGAGAATCTCATCGCGCTGGAGGAGCTTCACAAACTGGCGTTGGAGAAGCGGCCCGACCTGCGCGCCGCGCTGCAGGCCGCCGGCAAGGCCGTCACGGACCATCAGTTGGCCGTGGCGAACAGCTCCACGGATCCCACGTTCTCTTTCGACCTCGGCCGCAATCCGCCGGTCCCGTCCTACATCGGGGCCAGCGTCAACATCCCGCTCCGCATCTTCGACCGCAACCAGGGCGAGCGGCTGCGCACGGAGATCGACATCCGGCGCACCGCCAGGCTGAAGGAAGCCGCGCAGGCCCAGGTCTTCGCCGACGTCGATTCTTCCTACCAGTTGCTGGCCAGCAACCTGAAGCTTCTGCGCGACTACCGGACGAACTACCTCTCCGCGGCAGGACACGTCCGCGACACCGTCGCATTCGCCTTCCAGCGGGGCGGGGCGTCGCTGCTGGACTTCCTGAGCGCCCAGGGCGACTACCGCGCCATTCAACTCAACTACCTGAATCTGGTCGGCGCCTGGCTGACCGCTGCCGCACAGATGAATCTGGCCGTGGGCCAGGAGGTGATCCAGTGA
- a CDS encoding efflux RND transporter permease subunit — protein MIHRIVGLALQKRVFTLAIALALIVWGVISFRALPIEAYPDVANNYVSVITQWPGRAAEEVEQQVTIPVETVMAGIPHLEHLRSTTLFGLSSVMMIFDDESDNEANRQMVLERLAQFSLPQGLQPVMGTDWSPVGQIYFYHLISTNPKYDVMELKALQDWTLLKQFKSVPNVVDVSSLGGMTREYQVLVDPNKLIAYGLTLAQVEQQLTGNNLNAGGSFIQSGMQQINVRAVGLVSNVQDIEETVITARNGTALRVKDIAQVQQGPRIRLGRNGKAIHREDGRILDNNDVVEGIVLLRKGAEGDATLRALHEKVKELNQRILPPGVKVVPFLDRSDLVHFTSHTVEHNLTEGMLLVSVILFLFLGNIRGAIIIALCIPFSLMFASICLDLRKIPANLLSLGALDFGMVVDGAVVMVENIIRHLGQKEEEGRYLTVPQKIKQAVHEVQRPVFYAITIIITAYLPIFTLQRVEGRLFRPMAWTVSFALLGALVFSMFIAPVVASFVFRNGAREWHNPVVEFLLRHYRVAVNWAVHHVWAIIGSSLLGIAATMAIVLSGAVGSEFLPHLDEGAIWVRGTLAPSTGPDESIRLANQARILLASFPEVNVATSQVGRADDGTDTTGFFNTEYFVDLKPRERWRPVFHQDKDQLIAAMNRELSRIPGVVWNFSQPISDNMEEAVSGVKGQLAVKIYGDDLKTLEEKANAVVDTMREVQGVADLAVFRVIGQPNLNISIDRARAGRYQLNVADVQDAVQTAVGGTAVSQVLKGEQRFDLVLRYQEPFRRTQEAIANIRLLAPSGERVSLAQLCNIQVQDGASQIYREGFQRYIAVKYSVRGRDLGSTVEEAMSKVERQVKLPPGYKFTWAGEYESQKRSQARLMLIVPLTIFLIFMILYSVFSSSKWASLILMNLLIAPSGGVLALLLTGTYFSVSSGVGFLALFGASVQVGVIMVEYINQLRARGMTIVEATVEGAVRRLRPIMMTMLVATLGLLPAATSHAIGSDSQRPFAIVIVGGLVANLLVAIFVLPALYVFWARPADRLPEPDDEPNEA, from the coding sequence ATGATTCATCGCATCGTCGGCCTGGCCCTGCAAAAACGCGTCTTCACGCTGGCCATCGCCCTGGCGTTGATCGTGTGGGGCGTGATCAGTTTTCGTGCCCTGCCCATCGAGGCCTATCCGGATGTGGCCAATAATTATGTCTCGGTCATCACCCAGTGGCCCGGACGCGCGGCCGAGGAGGTGGAGCAGCAGGTCACCATCCCCGTCGAGACCGTCATGGCCGGCATCCCGCACCTGGAGCACCTTCGTTCCACCACCCTGTTTGGCCTCTCCAGCGTCATGATGATCTTCGACGATGAATCCGACAATGAAGCCAATCGCCAGATGGTGCTGGAACGCCTGGCCCAGTTCAGCCTGCCCCAGGGCTTGCAGCCGGTGATGGGCACGGACTGGAGCCCCGTCGGGCAGATCTACTTCTACCACCTCATCAGCACCAATCCGAAGTACGACGTCATGGAGCTGAAGGCCCTGCAGGACTGGACCCTTCTTAAGCAGTTCAAGTCCGTGCCCAACGTCGTCGACGTGTCCAGCCTGGGCGGCATGACGCGCGAATACCAGGTGCTGGTCGATCCCAACAAGCTCATCGCCTATGGCCTGACCTTGGCCCAGGTGGAACAGCAGCTCACCGGCAACAACCTCAACGCCGGCGGCAGCTTCATCCAGTCCGGCATGCAGCAGATCAATGTGCGCGCCGTCGGTCTGGTCAGCAATGTGCAGGACATCGAGGAGACAGTGATCACCGCCCGGAACGGCACGGCCCTGCGCGTGAAAGACATCGCCCAGGTGCAGCAGGGGCCCCGCATCCGACTCGGCCGCAACGGCAAAGCCATTCACCGCGAGGATGGCCGGATCCTGGATAACAACGACGTCGTCGAAGGCATAGTGCTGCTGCGCAAGGGGGCAGAAGGCGACGCCACCTTGCGTGCGCTCCACGAGAAAGTGAAGGAGCTCAACCAGCGCATCCTGCCGCCCGGCGTGAAAGTCGTCCCGTTCCTCGACCGCAGCGACCTGGTGCATTTCACCTCGCACACGGTGGAACACAATCTGACCGAGGGCATGCTCCTGGTCTCCGTGATCCTGTTCCTCTTCCTGGGCAACATTCGCGGAGCCATCATCATCGCCCTGTGCATCCCGTTCTCCCTCATGTTTGCCTCCATCTGTCTCGACCTGCGCAAGATCCCCGCCAACCTGCTCTCGCTGGGCGCTCTGGACTTCGGCATGGTCGTGGATGGCGCCGTCGTGATGGTGGAGAACATCATCCGCCACTTGGGACAGAAAGAGGAGGAAGGCCGCTATCTGACCGTGCCGCAGAAGATCAAGCAGGCAGTCCACGAGGTGCAGCGGCCCGTCTTCTATGCCATCACCATCATCATCACCGCGTATCTGCCCATCTTCACCCTGCAGCGCGTGGAAGGCCGCCTATTCCGGCCCATGGCCTGGACGGTCTCGTTCGCCCTTCTGGGCGCGCTGGTCTTTTCCATGTTCATCGCGCCGGTGGTCGCGAGCTTCGTCTTTCGCAACGGGGCCCGCGAATGGCACAATCCCGTTGTCGAATTCCTGCTGCGGCACTACCGTGTGGCCGTGAACTGGGCCGTGCATCACGTATGGGCGATCATCGGCTCGTCGCTGCTGGGCATTGCCGCTACAATGGCCATCGTCCTCAGCGGCGCGGTGGGGTCGGAGTTTCTGCCTCATCTCGACGAAGGCGCCATCTGGGTGCGCGGTACGCTGGCGCCCAGCACTGGACCCGATGAAAGCATCCGGCTCGCCAACCAGGCCCGCATCCTGCTGGCCTCTTTCCCCGAGGTCAACGTCGCCACCAGCCAGGTGGGCCGCGCCGATGACGGCACCGACACAACCGGCTTCTTCAATACCGAATACTTCGTCGATCTCAAGCCCCGTGAGCGCTGGCGGCCTGTCTTCCACCAGGACAAGGATCAATTGATCGCGGCCATGAACCGCGAACTCTCCAGGATCCCCGGGGTCGTCTGGAACTTCTCCCAGCCCATCTCCGACAACATGGAGGAGGCCGTCAGCGGCGTCAAAGGGCAGCTTGCGGTGAAGATCTACGGCGACGACCTCAAAACCCTGGAAGAGAAGGCCAACGCGGTTGTCGACACCATGCGCGAGGTGCAGGGCGTGGCCGATCTGGCCGTCTTTCGCGTCATCGGCCAGCCCAACCTGAACATCTCCATCGACCGTGCCCGGGCCGGCCGCTATCAGCTCAACGTCGCTGACGTTCAGGATGCGGTCCAGACCGCGGTCGGCGGCACTGCCGTCAGTCAGGTGTTGAAAGGCGAGCAGCGCTTCGATCTGGTACTTCGCTACCAGGAGCCCTTCCGCCGCACCCAGGAAGCAATTGCCAACATCCGGCTGCTGGCCCCGTCCGGAGAACGAGTCTCGCTGGCCCAGCTGTGCAATATCCAGGTGCAGGACGGAGCTTCCCAGATCTATCGGGAAGGCTTCCAGCGCTATATCGCGGTCAAGTACAGCGTGCGCGGCCGCGACCTGGGCAGCACCGTGGAAGAGGCCATGAGCAAGGTGGAGCGGCAGGTCAAACTGCCGCCGGGCTACAAGTTCACGTGGGCCGGCGAGTACGAAAGCCAGAAGCGCTCACAGGCGCGGCTCATGCTCATCGTGCCGCTCACCATCTTCCTCATCTTCATGATCCTCTACAGCGTCTTCAGTTCGTCCAAATGGGCGAGCCTGATCCTGATGAATCTCCTCATCGCCCCCTCCGGCGGTGTGTTGGCCCTGCTCCTCACCGGAACTTACTTCAGCGTCTCCTCCGGAGTCGGCTTCCTGGCCCTCTTCGGAGCGTCGGTGCAGGTCGGCGTCATCATGGTGGAGTACATCAACCAGTTGCGAGCGCGCGGCATGACCATCGTGGAAGCCACGGTGGAGGGCGCCGTCCGCCGTCTGCGGCCCATCATGATGACCATGCTGGTGGCGACCCTCGGGCTGCTGCCCGCGGCCACCTCCCATGCCATCGGGTCCGATTCGCAGCGCCCGTTCGCCATCGTCATCGTCGGCGGCCTGGTGGCGAATCTGCTGGTGGCCATCTTCGTTCTGCCGGCCCTCTATGTCTTCTGGGCGCGCCCGGCGGATCGCCTGCCCGAACCCGACGATGAACCCAATGAGGCATAG
- a CDS encoding TolB-like translocation protein, whose translation MTKFLRFVVSEVLRERADGLKESILGEAVFDRGEAFDPRIDPIVRVQAAKLRTRLQEYYSEQGTADPVEIELPKGTYVPIFRKRTTAAPALPESGFPVAGPVVQATEKPAAGAGFGRRGNLLVAAISTLAVVGVLFLYSRTTSDKQAPLRFTQLTYHRGATSFPALSRDGKLLVYSSDRESTHFSIWGQRVGDGTPVRITHHDADDLTPDISPDSRLIVFRSRQDGGGIYLISVDGREERRIADHAWMPRFSPDGAWISCLAARPGTDGVLLAIPAAGGRPYEVATGNVAPVGSPVWSADGQSLLFLGSVNNPGRGPRSYDWYLVPRIGGEAVSVGFRQALTSAGLGPPERELAPGDWNLDTVVFSFPRDSSAGIWKVTLKQGSRTIQGPALPMTSGSAIEACPRLSARGELLFQREDLESWVFAVPLDPATGLPAGDPARITEDAFPASHGLFPALSSSGQQVTFAHSNLGEYELVTRDLSTGRDTVLARLGKSLDRPLISKDGKRALLRGNPPKPETIYAASAGSVPVPRECKTCGRLEDWSADGRWLLYNNASMTSLMLMDWNSGATVEWIRYAPQRLTRAVFSRDGRRVAVAIDGSGGFLIPFDPHRVPSRNEWVQASDDADAQYLDWSPDGGSIYYFSRRDGYQCLWRREVKPESARAGDALAILHFHHNDHAPWSGWLSVANGKAAFVITEPRANVWMATTSSGKPF comes from the coding sequence TTGACAAAGTTCCTTCGATTCGTCGTTAGTGAAGTACTGCGAGAGCGCGCCGACGGCCTGAAGGAGAGCATCCTCGGAGAGGCGGTTTTCGACCGGGGTGAAGCATTCGATCCGAGAATCGATCCGATCGTTCGTGTGCAAGCCGCCAAGCTGCGAACCCGGCTGCAGGAATACTACTCCGAGCAAGGCACAGCCGACCCGGTGGAGATCGAGCTGCCAAAGGGCACTTATGTGCCGATTTTCAGGAAGCGCACAACCGCTGCCCCGGCCCTGCCAGAATCGGGTTTCCCAGTTGCCGGCCCGGTTGTCCAGGCTACGGAAAAGCCAGCGGCCGGCGCCGGTTTCGGCCGGCGCGGCAATCTGCTGGTGGCGGCAATTTCCACGTTGGCCGTGGTGGGCGTGCTCTTCCTTTACAGCCGCACGACCTCAGACAAACAGGCGCCGCTGCGCTTCACCCAGCTCACTTACCATCGCGGCGCGACCTCCTTTCCCGCGCTCTCGCGAGACGGCAAGCTGCTGGTCTACTCGTCGGACCGGGAAAGCACGCACTTCTCCATCTGGGGCCAGCGCGTTGGCGATGGAACTCCGGTGCGCATCACTCATCACGACGCTGACGACCTCACTCCGGATATCTCACCGGATTCCCGTTTGATCGTCTTCCGTTCCCGCCAGGATGGCGGCGGAATCTACCTCATCTCCGTCGACGGCCGGGAGGAGCGGAGAATCGCGGACCACGCGTGGATGCCCCGGTTTTCACCCGACGGTGCGTGGATCAGTTGCCTGGCCGCCCGGCCGGGGACGGACGGAGTCCTGCTGGCCATTCCAGCTGCCGGCGGCCGGCCCTACGAAGTGGCGACCGGCAATGTAGCGCCGGTGGGGTCGCCGGTCTGGTCGGCGGATGGACAGTCGCTGCTGTTCCTGGGCTCAGTCAACAACCCCGGCAGGGGACCGCGATCCTACGACTGGTACCTGGTGCCGCGAATCGGAGGCGAGGCTGTATCAGTGGGATTCCGGCAGGCCCTCACCTCCGCCGGTCTTGGCCCTCCGGAACGGGAATTGGCGCCCGGAGACTGGAATCTCGATACAGTCGTATTCAGCTTCCCACGCGACAGTTCGGCCGGCATTTGGAAGGTGACGCTCAAGCAGGGTTCGCGGACAATCCAGGGACCGGCTCTTCCGATGACTTCCGGTTCGGCCATCGAAGCATGTCCACGGCTCTCAGCCCGCGGCGAACTGCTGTTTCAAAGGGAGGATCTCGAGAGCTGGGTTTTTGCCGTTCCGCTGGATCCCGCGACGGGTCTGCCGGCCGGCGATCCAGCGCGAATTACGGAGGACGCTTTTCCCGCCAGTCACGGATTGTTTCCGGCGCTGTCCTCATCCGGCCAGCAGGTCACCTTTGCGCACTCGAACCTTGGAGAGTACGAACTGGTGACCCGCGATCTGTCAACCGGCCGGGACACCGTGCTGGCCCGGCTGGGCAAGTCACTGGATCGCCCGCTGATATCGAAGGACGGCAAACGCGCCCTGCTTCGCGGAAACCCTCCCAAGCCAGAGACCATCTATGCGGCTTCGGCCGGCAGCGTCCCGGTGCCCCGGGAGTGCAAGACGTGCGGACGCCTGGAGGACTGGTCGGCGGACGGAAGGTGGCTCCTCTACAACAACGCCAGCATGACCAGCCTGATGCTGATGGACTGGAACTCGGGCGCGACCGTCGAGTGGATCCGCTATGCTCCCCAGCGGCTCACGCGGGCGGTGTTTTCCCGCGATGGCCGGCGAGTGGCCGTGGCCATTGACGGCTCTGGCGGATTCCTGATTCCCTTCGATCCGCATCGGGTTCCGAGCCGGAACGAGTGGGTGCAGGCGTCCGACGACGCCGATGCGCAATACCTGGACTGGTCGCCGGACGGCGGCAGCATATACTACTTCTCGCGGCGCGATGGCTACCAGTGCCTGTGGCGACGGGAGGTGAAACCGGAATCGGCGCGTGCCGGCGATGCCCTCGCGATCCTGCACTTCCACCACAACGATCACGCGCCGTGGTCGGGGTGGCTGTCGGTGGCCAACGGCAAAGCGGCGTTTGTCATCACGGAACCCCGCGCCAACGTGTGGATGGCGACGACATCGTCCGGAAAGCCGTTCTGA
- a CDS encoding DUF6714 family protein: protein MLPETRGYRQKLIDAFPPLPFEGLVSTHDECDDGINLRRELSGKRWDELSPEVLFHGSIGLSLLEPSALIAFLPAWLLRSIETSDVDDHVVLEFTMYFLCPGSEDEGWDEKSIGETVGLFHSSQRAAVADFLRFVADWTEGQDWKERAEFGLSWWQPE from the coding sequence ATGCTGCCTGAAACCAGAGGATACCGGCAGAAACTGATCGATGCGTTTCCACCGCTCCCCTTTGAGGGACTCGTCTCGACGCATGACGAATGCGACGACGGGATAAACCTGCGTCGGGAACTCTCAGGTAAGCGGTGGGATGAGCTCTCACCCGAGGTATTGTTCCACGGTTCCATCGGCCTTTCCCTCTTGGAACCGAGTGCCCTGATCGCCTTCCTTCCTGCGTGGCTTCTGCGATCCATAGAGACCAGCGATGTGGACGATCACGTTGTCCTGGAGTTCACGATGTACTTTCTTTGTCCCGGGAGCGAAGACGAAGGGTGGGATGAGAAGAGCATTGGCGAGACGGTTGGTCTCTTCCATTCCAGCCAACGAGCAGCAGTGGCTGACTTTTTGCGGTTCGTGGCGGATTGGACGGAAGGGCAGGACTGGAAGGAGCGTGCCGAGTTTGGCTTGAGTTGGTGGCAGCCAGAGTAG
- a CDS encoding efflux RND transporter periplasmic adaptor subunit, translating into MTRTHSCLLVLACAAVTAACTTKVQADPGAGAPPDARVEPAPDSSSVKVAHPEQFATTQAQPYTSTPELAVTGVVTPDVSRNVPAVSLATGRVIEIHARLGDEVTKGQLLLKVRSTDIASAFSDYRKAAVNEQLTRTQLERARILFEKGALAAKDIEVAQSAENSAKVDVETATERLRLLGADPGNPSGVVDILAPISGIITDQQVTGGAGVQAFSGTNPFTISDMSRVWILCDVYENSLSSIRLGETADITLNAYPDKLIRGTISNIGAVLDPNIHTAKVRVEVPNPGRMMRVGMFVTATFRGRAGEPRAMVPATAILHLHDRDWVYVPQPGGLFRRVPVVGGKTLEGGMQEVLSGLAPGDRLITSALVLQNAVDQQ; encoded by the coding sequence GTGACCCGCACTCATTCCTGTCTCCTGGTACTCGCCTGCGCCGCCGTCACGGCGGCCTGCACTACGAAGGTCCAGGCCGATCCTGGCGCGGGGGCTCCGCCGGACGCTCGCGTCGAGCCGGCTCCTGACTCCTCCAGCGTGAAGGTGGCCCACCCCGAGCAGTTCGCCACCACCCAGGCTCAGCCCTACACTTCCACGCCCGAACTGGCAGTCACCGGTGTCGTGACCCCCGACGTCAGCCGCAATGTGCCCGCCGTCTCCCTCGCCACGGGACGCGTCATCGAGATTCATGCGCGGCTCGGCGACGAGGTGACCAAGGGGCAACTCCTACTGAAGGTCCGCAGCACCGACATCGCCTCCGCGTTCAGCGACTACCGCAAGGCCGCGGTAAACGAACAGCTCACTCGCACTCAGCTCGAACGCGCGCGCATCCTCTTTGAGAAGGGCGCCCTGGCCGCGAAGGACATCGAGGTCGCTCAATCGGCGGAGAACAGCGCGAAAGTTGATGTCGAAACCGCAACCGAACGCTTGCGCCTGCTGGGCGCTGATCCCGGCAACCCCTCCGGTGTCGTCGACATCCTGGCGCCCATCAGCGGGATCATCACAGACCAGCAGGTAACCGGCGGCGCCGGCGTCCAGGCCTTCTCCGGAACAAATCCATTCACCATCTCCGACATGTCACGGGTCTGGATCCTGTGCGACGTGTACGAGAACAGCCTGTCCTCCATCCGGCTGGGCGAAACAGCCGACATCACGCTGAATGCTTACCCGGACAAGTTGATCCGGGGCACCATCAGCAACATCGGCGCGGTGCTCGATCCCAATATCCACACCGCCAAGGTGCGCGTCGAAGTCCCCAATCCCGGTCGGATGATGCGCGTCGGGATGTTCGTGACCGCTACGTTCCGCGGGCGTGCGGGTGAGCCCCGCGCCATGGTTCCCGCCACCGCCATCCTTCATCTGCACGACCGCGACTGGGTCTACGTTCCTCAACCCGGCGGTCTCTTCCGTCGTGTCCCTGTGGTCGGCGGGAAGACACTGGAGGGAGGCATGCAGGAGGTGCTGTCCGGACTCGCACCCGGTGACCGGTTAATCACCAGCGCTCTCGTGCTGCAGAACGCGGTGGACCAGCAATGA
- a CDS encoding alpha/beta hydrolase encodes MRRTYLLILCLTLGAGGRLTGQPATSQPGAGAPPSIAPTQADVAYAPADPETSKGHQLDLYLPAGATRPMPVVIWTAGSAWMADTGKRSADAVAAQLNLAGYAVAGVSIRSSSQVKFPGQLHDMKAAVRWLRANAAKYNFDPNHIGIIGDSSGGWTSSMTAVTGDAPEMEGSVGVTGVSSAVQVAVAFYPPTNFLNMDTWALRKCSGPQCHDGEESPESRLVGCAIQTCPEKVKAASPMTYITPADPPILILHGGSDQLVPHNQGEQFYMALNKACKETVFISLPKAAHGNWNGFLTNDSLREGATIRSTSGADCSVVNPMLYQPTWKTVIEFLDKYLK; translated from the coding sequence ATGAGACGAACCTACCTGTTGATCCTTTGCCTGACCTTAGGTGCGGGCGGCAGACTGACCGGGCAGCCGGCAACGAGTCAGCCTGGAGCCGGCGCGCCCCCGAGTATCGCCCCCACGCAAGCCGACGTCGCCTATGCTCCGGCTGATCCCGAGACGAGCAAGGGCCATCAGTTGGATCTGTACCTTCCAGCCGGCGCGACGCGGCCGATGCCTGTGGTGATCTGGACGGCGGGTTCGGCCTGGATGGCGGACACGGGCAAGCGGAGCGCGGACGCCGTCGCGGCGCAACTCAACCTGGCTGGGTACGCCGTGGCAGGGGTCTCGATCCGGTCCAGCTCGCAAGTGAAGTTTCCGGGACAACTGCACGATATGAAGGCGGCCGTGCGGTGGTTGCGGGCCAACGCCGCCAAGTACAATTTCGACCCCAATCACATCGGCATCATCGGGGATAGTTCCGGAGGCTGGACCTCGTCGATGACCGCAGTGACCGGGGACGCGCCCGAGATGGAGGGTTCGGTCGGAGTAACCGGCGTTTCGAGCGCCGTGCAGGTAGCGGTGGCGTTCTATCCGCCGACGAACTTCCTGAATATGGACACCTGGGCGTTGCGCAAGTGCAGCGGTCCGCAGTGTCACGATGGCGAGGAGTCACCGGAATCCCGACTGGTCGGGTGTGCCATCCAGACCTGTCCGGAGAAGGTAAAGGCAGCCAGTCCCATGACATACATCACGCCGGCCGATCCGCCGATCCTGATTCTGCACGGCGGTTCGGACCAACTGGTGCCGCACAACCAGGGGGAACAGTTCTACATGGCGTTGAACAAGGCCTGCAAGGAGACCGTGTTCATCAGCCTGCCGAAGGCGGCACACGGGAACTGGAATGGCTTTCTGACGAACGATTCGCTGCGGGAGGGGGCGACGATCCGCTCGACCTCTGGAGCAGACTGCTCAGTGGTCAATCCGATGCTGTATCAGCCAACGTGGAAGACGGTGATCGAGTTCCTGGATAAATACTTGAAGTAG